One window from the genome of Planktothrix serta PCC 8927 encodes:
- a CDS encoding NAD+ synthase — protein MKIAIAQLNPTVGDLSGNAQRILEAAEKAFEAGCNLLLTTELSLTGYPPRDLLIRPSFIQATTEKLQQLARDLPPEIAVLVGTIQRNLDYQNQGGNPIFNSAALLEKGEIKQYFKKRLLPTYDVFDEDRYFEPGLESHFFVLEESIKVGVTICEDLWNDEQFWGKRNYPCNPFQDLANLNVDLVVNLSASPYQVGKQKFRQSLISYSAKRYNTPILYANQVGGNDDLIFDGCSFAFNKNGDKILSLKPFETDFEIIEFNTETQDLIAISAPNQEIEFIKNEDQEIWLALVLGVKDYVIKCGFSQVVLGLSGGIDSALVAAIATEALGKEKVLGVLMPSPYSSDHSIQDALELANNLGIKTQTLPIGNLMQTFDQTLEPIFAETSFGLAEENLQSRIRGTLLMAVSNKFGHLLLTTGNKSEMAVGYCTLYGDMNGGLAVIADVPKTRVYSLCSWLNQYHEKEIIPHHILVKPPSAELKPGQVDQDSLPPYEILDDILYRLIEKHQSWSEIVEAGHEQAVVKKVIRLVMIAEFKRRQAAPGLKISDRAFGTGWRMPIAKAIDW, from the coding sequence GATGTAATCTGTTATTAACAACAGAATTATCCTTAACGGGATATCCCCCTAGAGATTTATTAATTCGTCCGAGTTTTATTCAGGCGACAACGGAAAAATTACAGCAATTAGCAAGGGATTTACCCCCAGAAATAGCGGTTTTAGTGGGAACAATTCAACGAAATTTAGACTATCAAAATCAGGGTGGAAACCCGATTTTTAACAGTGCAGCGTTATTAGAAAAGGGTGAAATTAAACAGTATTTTAAAAAACGATTGTTACCGACCTATGATGTTTTTGATGAAGATCGATATTTTGAACCGGGGTTAGAAAGTCATTTTTTTGTATTAGAAGAAAGTATTAAAGTGGGGGTAACAATTTGTGAGGATTTATGGAATGATGAACAATTTTGGGGTAAACGCAATTATCCTTGTAATCCTTTCCAAGATCTCGCTAATCTAAATGTGGATTTAGTGGTTAACTTATCGGCTTCTCCCTATCAAGTCGGGAAACAAAAATTCAGACAATCTCTAATTAGTTATAGTGCTAAACGTTATAATACTCCGATTTTGTATGCAAATCAAGTGGGGGGAAATGATGATTTAATTTTTGATGGTTGTAGTTTTGCGTTTAATAAAAATGGCGATAAAATATTAAGTTTAAAACCCTTTGAAACCGATTTTGAGATTATAGAATTTAATACAGAAACACAAGATTTAATCGCTATTTCTGCCCCAAATCAAGAGATAGAATTTATTAAAAATGAGGATCAAGAAATTTGGTTGGCATTAGTTTTGGGGGTAAAAGATTATGTTATAAAATGTGGATTTTCTCAAGTTGTTTTAGGGTTAAGTGGGGGAATTGATTCGGCTTTAGTTGCTGCGATCGCAACGGAAGCATTAGGAAAAGAAAAGGTTTTAGGGGTATTAATGCCATCTCCCTATAGTTCGGATCATTCAATTCAAGATGCTTTAGAATTAGCCAATAATTTAGGCATTAAAACCCAAACTTTACCCATTGGGAATTTAATGCAAACCTTTGATCAAACCCTAGAACCGATATTTGCAGAAACCTCCTTTGGATTAGCAGAAGAAAACCTGCAATCTCGCATCCGAGGAACCTTATTAATGGCGGTTTCTAATAAATTCGGACATTTATTATTAACCACTGGGAATAAATCAGAAATGGCGGTAGGATATTGTACCTTATATGGCGATATGAATGGGGGATTAGCGGTAATTGCAGATGTACCTAAAACCCGTGTTTATTCCCTATGTTCTTGGTTAAATCAATATCATGAAAAAGAAATAATTCCCCATCATATATTAGTAAAACCACCCAGTGCAGAACTTAAACCGGGACAGGTAGATCAAGATTCTTTACCTCCTTATGAAATTTTGGATGATATTTTATATCGTTTAATAGAAAAACATCAATCTTGGAGTGAAATTGTAGAAGCCGGACATGAACAAGCAGTCGTTAAAAAAGTAATTCGATTAGTGATGATTGCTGAATTTAAACGCCGTCAAGCCGCACCGGGATTAAAAATTAGCGATCGCGCCTTTGGAACAGGTTGGAGAATGCCTATTGCTAAAGCAATTGATTGGTAA